The genome window CCAGGGAAAATCCGCTTTCGACCACCACCGGCAGAGCCGGGCTGCGGATACTGATCAGCAGTCGCGATGCTACGTCCCTGCGCGACCTGCAATGTGTCTGCCAGCGCATGCCTGGCCTTGAGGTCAGCACGCGCCTGGTCAGCAACGGCCATGTCGATCCGCTCTACGGCCTGGACCGCATGCCCGACCTGCTGCTGTTGCGCGTCAGCCATCTGTGGCGCGAAGAACTGTCGGCGTTGCTGCAACGCCCTGCCCATGAACGTCCGCCGATGCTGGTGTGCGGTCCCTTGGGCGAGCAGGAGGGTATGCGCCTGGCGATGCAGGCCGGTGCCCGGGATGTGCTGCCCGAACCCATCGCCGACACGGAATTGGTGGCGGCGCTGAATCGCCTGGTGGCGGAAGTCCGTCTCGGCAACGGCAACGAAGGGAAGCTGGTCGCGGTGATCAGCGCCAAGGGCGGCTCCGGCGGAACCCTGGTGGCGTGCAACCTGGCCCAGCAGCTCAGTGCCCGGGCAGGCAATACGCTGTTGCTGGACATGGACCTGCAATTTGGCAGCGTGACCCATTACCTGGACGTGTCGCAGTCCCACAGCCATCTGGAAGTGCTGCAGCAGATCGATGAGATGGACAGTGTCGCGCTGCGGGGTTTTTGCAGCCACTTCAGCCCGACCCTGCACGTCCTGGGAGGCCGGGCCGGTGAGTTGTGCCTGCCCCAGGATGCCCAACCCGAACAGCTCGACGCCCTGTTGCAACTGGCCCGCGCCAGTTATGACTGGGTGGTGGTGGACCTGCCGCGGCAGATCGATCACCTCACCGGCTCGGTGCTGGAACAGGTGGACCGGGTGTACGTGGTGGTGCAACAGAGCGTCAGCCACCTGCGTGATGCCAGCGCTCTGGTGCGGATCCTTCGCGAAGACCTGGGCGTGCGCGGGGAGCAGTTGCAGATCGTGATCAACCGCTATGACAAAAACGCCGCCGTCAGCCTCAAGGACATCGGCGAGGCCCTGCGCTGCGCGAACCTGTCGAAATTGCCCAATGACTTCAACCTGGTCAGCCAGAGTCAGAACACTGGCGTGCCGTTGGGGCTGCATGCGCCGAAGGCGGCCATCACCGCTGCCCTGCGCGATTTGACCGAAGACCTGGTCGGTCACCAGATGGCCACGGACAAGGGCCTGCTTAAACGTGCCTTCAACCGTTTTTTCGGGGGATGACCCATGATCAGCGACTTTCGTAACCGCTTGCGCAAACAGCCCGCCAAACCTGTTGCCGCCGCGGGCGCCCAGCCCGGCGATGGCTTGCCGGACCCGACGGACGCCTTGATGGCCTGGGAGCAGGCCATCCCCGACGTGCTGTATGAAACCCGCAGCCAGGTCACGCCGGTGGAGGCCGAGTGGCGGGAAAAGATCTACCAGCAACTGCTCAAGGTCATGGACCTGTCGTTGCTCGATGCCCTCGAGCAGGCCGAGGCCGCGCGGCAGATCCGCGATATCTGCCAGCGCCTGCTCGAGGAACATTCGGCGCCAGTGAGTACCGTCAGCCGGCAGTTGATCATCAAGCAGATCACTGACGAGGTGCTCGGCCTCGGGCCGCTGGAACCGCTGTTGGCCGACCATAGCGTGTCCGACATCCTGGTCAACGGGTTTGCCTCGGTCTATGTCGAGCGCTTCGGCAAGCTGCAACGCACCGACGTGCGTTTTCGCGACGATCAGCATTTGCTGAATATCATCGACCGCATCGTGTCCAGCCTGGGGCGCCGTATCGACGAGTCTTCGCCGTTGGTGGACGCCCGGCTCAAGGACGGTTCGCGGGTCAACGCGATCATTCCACCGCTGGCCATCGACGGTCCGAGCATGTCGATCCGGCGCTTCGCCGTGGACCTGCTCAACACCGACAGCCTGATCCAAGTAGGCACGATGACCCCGGCCATTGCCTTGCTGCTCAAGGCTATTGTTCGCGGGCGCCTGAACGTGCTGATCTCCGGCGGGACCGGCAGTGGCAAGACCACCATGCTCAACGTGCTCTCCAGTTTCATCCCCCACAACGAGCGCATCGTCACCATCGAGGATTCGGCCGAGCTGCAACTGCAACAGCCCCACGTGGTACGCCTGGAAACCCGGCCATCGAACATCGAGGGGCGTGGCGAGGTGAGCCAGCGGGAGTTGGTGCGAAACAGCCTGCGCATGCGCCCGGACCGGATTGTCATCGGTGAGGTGCGTGGTGCCGAGGCGATGGACATGCTCACGGCGATGAACACCGGCCACGACGGTTCGCTGACCACCATTCACGCCAACACCGCACGGGATGCGCTGGGGCGAATCGAGAACATGGTGTCGATGACCGGGGCGACATTTCCGATCAAGGCCATGCGTCAACAAATTGCCTCGGCCATTGATGTGGTGATCCAACTGGAGCGTCAAGAAGACGGCAAGCGACGCGTGGTGAGCATGCAGGAGATCAACGGGATGGAAGGGGAGGTCATTACCATGACCGAAATTTTCTCTTTCGTGCGCCAGGGCATCGGCGAGCACGGCGAGGTGCTCGGGGAGTATCGGCCCAGCGGCATGATCCCGGCCTTCCGCGATGTGCTGGCCAAGCGCGGCATCGAGTTGCCGCTGACCTTGTTTCGCCCTGAGTGGATGGAGGGCCGCACGTCATGAACAATATCCCCAGCGAGTTCATCCTGATTTTCCTTGGCATGGTGTTCATCGCCGTGTTCCTGCTGTCCCAGGGCGTGGTGGTGCCGGTGTTCGGCGAAGCCGGCAAGATGCGCAAGCGTATTCGCGGGCGCCTGCATGTGCTGGAGAAGGCCAACCACTTGCCCAACATGCAAACCGTGTTGCGGCAGAAATACCTGACGCGCCTGTCCCCCCTGGAAGCCCGCCTGGAACAACTGCCGTTCATGGCCAACCTGACGCAACTGATCGAGCAGGCCGGTCATGAATACCGGGCTTATCGGGTCATGCTGCTCGGTCTGGTCCTGGGGGTGGCGGCCGGTGCCTTGGTGCTGATGGTCTCGCCGGTCTGGTGGATGGCGCTGCTGGCGGCCTTTGCACTGACCTGGGCGCCGGTGTTGAAAATCCTGCGTGACCGCAACAAGCGCTTCGCCGCGTTCGAGGAAGGTTTGCCGGATGCGCTGGACGCCATGTGCCGAGCCTTGCGCGCCGGGCATCCGTTCAACGAAACCCTGCGTCTGGTCGCCGAGGAGCACAAGGGGCCGGTCGCCCAGGAATTCGGCATGACGTTTTCCGACATCA of Pseudomonas fluorescens contains these proteins:
- a CDS encoding AAA family ATPase; its protein translation is MLNTRENPLSTTTGRAGLRILISSRDATSLRDLQCVCQRMPGLEVSTRLVSNGHVDPLYGLDRMPDLLLLRVSHLWREELSALLQRPAHERPPMLVCGPLGEQEGMRLAMQAGARDVLPEPIADTELVAALNRLVAEVRLGNGNEGKLVAVISAKGGSGGTLVACNLAQQLSARAGNTLLLDMDLQFGSVTHYLDVSQSHSHLEVLQQIDEMDSVALRGFCSHFSPTLHVLGGRAGELCLPQDAQPEQLDALLQLARASYDWVVVDLPRQIDHLTGSVLEQVDRVYVVVQQSVSHLRDASALVRILREDLGVRGEQLQIVINRYDKNAAVSLKDIGEALRCANLSKLPNDFNLVSQSQNTGVPLGLHAPKAAITAALRDLTEDLVGHQMATDKGLLKRAFNRFFGG
- a CDS encoding CpaF family protein, translated to MISDFRNRLRKQPAKPVAAAGAQPGDGLPDPTDALMAWEQAIPDVLYETRSQVTPVEAEWREKIYQQLLKVMDLSLLDALEQAEAARQIRDICQRLLEEHSAPVSTVSRQLIIKQITDEVLGLGPLEPLLADHSVSDILVNGFASVYVERFGKLQRTDVRFRDDQHLLNIIDRIVSSLGRRIDESSPLVDARLKDGSRVNAIIPPLAIDGPSMSIRRFAVDLLNTDSLIQVGTMTPAIALLLKAIVRGRLNVLISGGTGSGKTTMLNVLSSFIPHNERIVTIEDSAELQLQQPHVVRLETRPSNIEGRGEVSQRELVRNSLRMRPDRIVIGEVRGAEAMDMLTAMNTGHDGSLTTIHANTARDALGRIENMVSMTGATFPIKAMRQQIASAIDVVIQLERQEDGKRRVVSMQEINGMEGEVITMTEIFSFVRQGIGEHGEVLGEYRPSGMIPAFRDVLAKRGIELPLTLFRPEWMEGRTS
- a CDS encoding type II secretion system F family protein → MNNIPSEFILIFLGMVFIAVFLLSQGVVVPVFGEAGKMRKRIRGRLHVLEKANHLPNMQTVLRQKYLTRLSPLEARLEQLPFMANLTQLIEQAGHEYRAYRVMLLGLVLGVAAGALVLMVSPVWWMALLAAFALTWAPVLKILRDRNKRFAAFEEGLPDALDAMCRALRAGHPFNETLRLVAEEHKGPVAQEFGMTFSDINYGNDVRRAMLGLLERMPSMTVMMLVTSILIHRETGGNLTEVLERLSRLIRGRFRFQRKIKTLSAEGRMSAWVLVAIPFVLAIAIVLTSPSYMPVLINDPIGHKLIIGAFCAMLIGIFWIRKIIRIQV